Part of the Streptococcus ilei genome is shown below.
TCCGCATAGTTGAGTAGGGCTGTCAAAGCTGAAAAAAATCAGCGTAGTAGAGCCCACTCAACCACTGCGTCTTGCTCGACAATCCAAAGACAATTGAGAGGCTAGGACTTTTGTCCCAGCTTTTCTCATATTGATGATAAAAAGTTTCAGTGTATGTTTGAATGAACCTCAAAGTATACCTCATTTTTTAAGCATACTAAGGTTCTTATATGTAAAATAACTTTGTCTACATTTTAAAAGGTTGAGCGACGCTCAACCTTTTATTCTGCTTTATTGATATCCTCTTTGACCTGGTCAACATTAAACTTAGCAAAGAGATATTGGCGATCCTGGACAGGGAAACGTTGATCCAATTGATCAATGGCCCCAACTTCAACAATCCCTTCTTTGATAACAAAATCCATGACATGACCTCCGAAGGTATGATCATCTGAGATAAAGTGAAGGTGATAGCCTGCTACACTGACCCCATGGAAAATCTCTGGTGTCCAAAAACCAACAATAGTTCCTGTAACATTTTCTCGCGTAAATTCAGGCTGATGGGTCGCCACATCTGCAAATTTGGTGTCTGAAGTTGATTTGGGAATCATACGCACATGCATCTTGGCGAAATCACCGTGAATCTTGATGGAACGAAACAAATTTTCGCCATCATAATAAGATTCAATGCGAGCCTCTAATTCCTCATCTGTCATCTCAAAGCGCTGACGAAAAATCACTTCGGCCTGATGGGGAACGATAGCCGCATAAGGGACTGTCGCATCCGGGGCCACTTCCACAATCTCTGGCTCCTCCCCTGATCCCTTAGCTTGGTAGGCCTTGCCATCTAAGACAATCAGTTCGCCATCAATGGAGTCCAAGGTCCCAATTCCAAGATCTCCATGCTCTAGTAATTCTTTAATGGTAAAGGATCCTCCATAGAGACCAGCCATCAAAGCCCCCAAGGTATTGTATTGAAACAATTTCACCGGTTCCATTATCTTCTCCCTCATTCATCTTGTCTTCTTTTCAGCCCTTCCAGTATACCACATTCTCAAGGACAATGACAGAAAAGACTGATTAAAAAAGAGCGGGCCAGAACAAGGATGCACACTTGTTCTGATTCCCGCCCTTCAAGGGTCAAGTAGTTAATCTTCTAACAGGCTCTCATAGAAAGCTTGCATTTGCCCATCATCTGGGACTAGCTGCAAATAGCCTTCTGCCACTTCCCGGGCTTTTGCGATTTGTCCCAACTCTCTCAAGAGGTAACTATAGCTTTCTAAGTACTCTGGATTTTCTTTCAAATCTGGGTAGAGCTCTTCATAGATCGGAGCCGCTTTTTCAACCTCTTCGAGTGCTACCAAGGCACGAGCGATATTCCAACGGGTGACGACATTTTCCACTTCCACTTCTTGCCATTCAAGGACGTCTTCATAACGTTCCTGTTCCAGATAAAGAGTTGTCAGACGAAGGGCGATATCTTCAAGATCCTCAGCAACTTCTTTGGCTTCTAACAAATACTTCTCTGCTTTTTCTGGCTGGTGCAACTCGTAGGCCAATTGGGAGGCTAGAAGGAGGAGATAAGCGTCAAAAGGATTCTTTTGGATTCCTTGCTCTGCTATTGCTAACGCTGTTTCTCGGTCATTTTCAGCTTGAAGAGCCAAGGCATAGCCGTATTCATACCCTTCAAAGTCTGGCGACAGTGTATCAATCTGCTTGAAGTAGATCAGAGAACGTTGATACTCTTCTCGGTCAGAGAGAAGGGTTGCCAATTCATAGGCAATCTGGTCATCAAACTCAATTTCCAAGGCCTTTTCTAAAAACTCAATAGCAGACTCAAACCGACCCAGATTCGCATAAGCATAGCCAATCCGCTGGTATGTGGAAATGCCCGTTTCTTCTAAAATGAGACGGTTGTCTAACTGAGCATACTCTTGAATGGCTTCTTGGTAATTTTCAAGTTCTAAATCAATCTCTGCCAAGCCTAGTTGAATAATAGGGTCATCTGAAAGAGTCGCTGCTTCCATCAGTTTTTCTCGAGCCACATCTGCCAAGCCCTCACTTTGGTAGAGGTCTGCCTTGACTAAGAGACTGGCTAGATACCATTCCGAACTTTCCGGGATTTCTTCCAAATAAGCAAAGGCTTCTTCCATTAGTCCATCTTCCGCTACGATAGTGGCTAGACTCAGATAGACCTCTGGATAATCATCTCTCAGATGCAAGTAGGTTTGCTTGGCTTCTGGGTAAAAACCAATACTTTCAAAATATTGTCCCAATTCTAACAAGGTAGCTGGATCATCTTCTAGCAAAGCCTTATCCAAATAAGCTGGCAGACGATCTAGCTCTTGTTTCTCAATTGCTTCTAGAATTTTTTGACTATTCTTCACTTTGAATTTCCTCAACTTCGTCCTTTTCGTACAAACCACTGACCTCTTTATACCATTCAAATAGAGCACTGATGACTACTTTAGCCGAAGCATAAACCGGGATTCCTAAGAAGACTCCCCAGATTCCAAACATAGAGCCAGAAGTAATCAATACAAACAGAATCGTGATTGGGTGGATATTGAGCTGACTCCCCAAGACAAGTGGGGAAACGAAACGTCCCTCGATTGTTTGCTCAACAATAAAGACAATGACGACTTTGACAAACATCTCTGGTCCTGCCACCAACCCCAAGACTAAGGCTGGGAGCATGGCCAAGAAGCTGCCCAAGTATGGTATCAAGTTCAAAAAACCAGCGGTTACACCGAGTGTCACAGCGTAACGAAGCCCAATGATCTTAAGCAGAAGAATAAACATTAAAGCTATGATGATAGCAACAGTAATCTGACCTCTGACATAATTAGCCAATTGTGTATTGACATCAGACAGTACTTTGTCTGCAGATTTACGAATCTTGGTTGGCAAGAAACGGATGATTTGCCCTTTTAAGTTCTTTCCATCTCTCAAAAGATAGAAGACGATAAAAGGCATAATAATCAAAGCGATAATGACCTGAGAGGCGACAGTAATCAGATTGCTGACCCAGTTGACTGCTCGGGCGGAAAAAGAACTCGCCCAACTGGTAATATTCTGCGACAATTGGCTGGTCCATTCATCCAGCTGAGGCTTGATTTCTGGCGACACTTTGTTGTCTAAGACATCATCGATGGTCCTATTGGCCTTTTCCAAGTAATCTGGCAGGTTCTTCATAAAACTAAGAACTTGATGTTGAATAGCTGGAATAGCGACAGCCAAGCCCCATAAAATGAGAAGCGCGATCAAAATAAAGACGATGGAAATTGCAATGATCCGTTTGACTCGGTGCCTTTCCAAAAAGTCCACGATTGGATTTAACAAATAATAGAGGAGCCCTGAAATAATGACTGGTAGCATGACTGCTGCTCCAAACTCTAACAGGGGTGTAAAAATAAAACTAATCTTGCTGAGAACTAAAATATTCAATCCCATCAGTAAGGTTACTAGAAAAACAGTAATGGCTTTATTATCTACAAACCATTTAAAAAACCAGGATAAACTAAAATCTTTTTCTTTATGTTCCACGGGAATCTCCTTCGTTTTCAATCTGTCTTTATTTTAGCATTTTTAGTCCATAATTTCACGATATAGCTGAAATGTGAGCTTTTTTTTAATGCTTAGCTTGTCAATCCTTCACCTAATCGTTTTCCATCCCCTTCTTTTCTGATATAATGGAGCTATCAACAAAGTCGAGGTGCATGTGATGCAAGATATTTATTTCGGAACCTATACCAAACGAGACTCTAAAGGAATTTATAAGGCTTCCTTCGATGAAAGAACTGGTCAACTTAGCGACTTAGAACTAGTTGCTCAAGAGCCAAACCCAACCTATCTCGCTTTTTCAAAAGCTGGTTTCTTATACAGTGTGGGTGCGGAGCAAGGTCTTGGCGGCATTGCAAGCTTTAGTCCTGATCACCAGTTAATCAATCATGTGGTCGAGGAAGGGGCGCCCCTCTGTTATGTCTCTGTTGATGAGGCGCGTGGCTTGGTCTATGGAGCTAACTACCACAAGGGACAAGTCCTCTCATATCGCATCCATGAAGATGGTCATTTAACCTTTGTCGACCAAGCGACTCATCAGGGTTCTGGACCTCACGAAAACCAAGCGAGTCCCCATGTACATTATGCAGATCTCACTCCCGATAAGCTACTCATCACTTGTGATTTGGGTACCGATCAAGTAGTGGTCTATCAAGTCGATGATCTTGGTAAACTAACGAAGACTCAAACCTATCAAACAGCTCCAGGTGCTGGTCCACGTCATATCATTTTCCACTCTCATTACAAGACCGCCTACCTCATTAACGAATTAAACGCTACCATCGATGTCCTTTTCTATGACGGACTTGGCTACTTTGAACATTTCCAAACCATCTCAACCCTACCTAAAGAGTATGAAGGTCAAAAATGGGCCGCTGCTATTCGCCTCTCAGAGGATGGGAAATTCCTCTATGCCTCAAATCGTGCCCATAACTCCATTGCAGTTTATGAAATCTTGGCAGATGGTAGCTTAGTGCTTCTGGAAATCGTTCCAACCAATGGACTCAATCCACGTGATTTCATTCTTAGTCCGGACCAAGAATATCTCATTGCAGTTCATCAAGATTCAGACAATGCCACTGTTTTTAAACGCGATAAAACGAGTGGTAGATTGACTGAATTAAGCCATGATTTCCACGTCCCAGAGGCGGTTTGTGTCCTCTTCAACTAACAATCAAAACGCTTGCTAGTTTGGTTGAAAAATGATTAAATAGTGATAATAATAAATAGGTTATAGGAGAAAACTCATGAACCCAATGGATTTATTTAACCAAGTCAAAGAAATGATCGAAAAGAAAGATTTCGATGCTGCTAAAAAATTTATCGATGACAACAAGGATAACCTTGGTGACTACTTAGAACAAGCAAAAGCTCTTGTTGCTGGAAACGATCTAGTAAGTGGTGCTGTAGACAAAATCAAAGGTTTATTCTAATCACTAAAATTCTCAACCACATGGTTGAGAATTTTTGTTTAGCTCGATAGCAAAAAAAGATCCTTGAGAAAACTCAAGGATCTTTTTAGTCTAGTAAACTAGCTTATTTTTTCAAGTTGTAGAATGATTTCAATCCACGGTATTCAGCTACTTCACCAAGTTGATCTTCGATACGAAGCAATTGGTTGTATTTAGCGATACGGTCAGTACGTGAAAGTGAACCAGTCTTGATTTGTCCTGCGTTTGTTGCAACTGCGATGTCAGCGATTGTTGAATCTTCAGTTTCACCTGAACGGTGTGATACAACGGCAGTGTAACCAGCTTCTTTAGCCATTTCGATAGCTTCGAAAGTTTCAGTAAGAGTACCGATTTGGTTAACTTTGATAAGGATTGAGTTAGCAGCACCTTCTTGGATACCACGTGCAAGGTAGTCAGTGTTTGTTACGAAGAAGTCGTCACCAACCAATTGGACTTTCTTACCAAGACGTTCAGTAAGAGCTTTCCAACCTTCCCAGTCATTTTCATCCATACCATCTTCGATAGTGATGATTGGGTATTTGTTAACCAATTCTTCAAGGTAGTCGATTTGTTCTGCAGATGTACGAACAGCAGCGCCTTCACCTTCGAATTTAGTGTAGTCGTAGACTTTACGTTCTTTATCGTAGAATTCTGATGATGCACAGTCAAATCCGATGAATACGTCTTTACCTGGTACATATCCAGTAGCTTCGATCGCAGCAAGGATAGTTTCAACACCATCTTCAGTTCCTTCGAAACGAGGAGCGAATCCACCTTCGTCACCTACGGCTGTTTCAAGACCACGAGATTTAAGGATTTTCTTAAGAGCGTGGAAGATTTCAGCACCGTAACGAAGAGCTTCTTTAAATGTAGGTGCACCAACTGGCAAGATCATAAACTCTTGGAAAGCAATTGGAGCATCTGAGTGAGAACCACCGTTGATGATGTTCATCATTGGAGTTGGAAGAACTTTAGTGTTGAATCCACCAAGGTAGCTGTAAAGTGGGATTTCAAGGTAGTCAGCAGCAGCACGAGCTACAGCGATAGACACACCAAGGATTGCGTTCGCACCCAATTTACCTTTGTTAGGAGTACCGTCAAGAGCGATCATTGCACGGTCAATAGCTTGTTGATCACGAACATCGTAACCGATGATTGCTTCAGCAATGATGTTGTTTACATTGTCAACAGCTTTTTGAGTTCCAAGACCACCGTAACGAGATTTGTCACCGTCGCGAAGTTCAACCGCTTCGTGTTCACCAGTAGAAGCTCCAGATGGAACCATACCACGTCCGAAAGCACCTGATTCAGTATAAACTTCTACTTCAAGTGTTGGGTTACCGCGTGAGTCTAGGACTTCGCGAGCGTAAACATCAGTAATAATTGTCATTTCTTACTCTCCTTTGAGTTTAAATTTTTTACACCTCTATGATACCTTAAAAATACGCGTTTTTCAAGAAAAAACGTTATCTTTGTGCAGATTTTCCTTAACTTTAGCAAGAAATCGCTTTCTTTATCTTGAAATCCAGCTCCATTCGTTTGTCATTTTGTAGTTAAAGTATGATATACTATTCTTATGACTGATCTATCTAAAGAAATTATGGAAAAGGCCCACGGTGGCTTAAAATTAAATCCTGATGAACAACGTCGCTTTCTAGGTACTTTTGAAGAGCGCGTCCTAGGGTATGCTGATTTAAGAACAAGCAACAGTCCTCAGCTTCAAAAGGGCTTTTTGAAGGTGCTTAAAAGCTTCAGTGAGCAAGCTGACCCTCTCTTTGTAAAAATCTCCCCAAATGTTGATTCTAGCGTCCAATTGAGCTATCTAAAACAAGCAAAAGAGTTCGGTTGCCAGGCTACCATTGTTTCGGAAGAGCATGACTCCTCTCCTTTTGGGCTCGTGATACATACAGATGCACCAGTGACCACTACTGACAAGGACCTTCGCTCTGCTTTTGCAGATCTCTGGGAGGAAGAAAAGAAACCGAGCAAACCTTCTCTTTGGAAGAAATGGTTTGGTTGATCATGACTGTCCCCTAGGCATTTATA
Proteins encoded:
- the budA gene encoding acetolactate decarboxylase; its protein translation is MREKIMEPVKLFQYNTLGALMAGLYGGSFTIKELLEHGDLGIGTLDSIDGELIVLDGKAYQAKGSGEEPEIVEVAPDATVPYAAIVPHQAEVIFRQRFEMTDEELEARIESYYDGENLFRSIKIHGDFAKMHVRMIPKSTSDTKFADVATHQPEFTRENVTGTIVGFWTPEIFHGVSVAGYHLHFISDDHTFGGHVMDFVIKEGIVEVGAIDQLDQRFPVQDRQYLFAKFNVDQVKEDINKAE
- a CDS encoding tetratricopeptide repeat protein, whose translation is MKNSQKILEAIEKQELDRLPAYLDKALLEDDPATLLELGQYFESIGFYPEAKQTYLHLRDDYPEVYLSLATIVAEDGLMEEAFAYLEEIPESSEWYLASLLVKADLYQSEGLADVAREKLMEAATLSDDPIIQLGLAEIDLELENYQEAIQEYAQLDNRLILEETGISTYQRIGYAYANLGRFESAIEFLEKALEIEFDDQIAYELATLLSDREEYQRSLIYFKQIDTLSPDFEGYEYGYALALQAENDRETALAIAEQGIQKNPFDAYLLLLASQLAYELHQPEKAEKYLLEAKEVAEDLEDIALRLTTLYLEQERYEDVLEWQEVEVENVVTRWNIARALVALEEVEKAAPIYEELYPDLKENPEYLESYSYLLRELGQIAKAREVAEGYLQLVPDDGQMQAFYESLLED
- a CDS encoding AI-2E family transporter; translation: MEHKEKDFSLSWFFKWFVDNKAITVFLVTLLMGLNILVLSKISFIFTPLLEFGAAVMLPVIISGLLYYLLNPIVDFLERHRVKRIIAISIVFILIALLILWGLAVAIPAIQHQVLSFMKNLPDYLEKANRTIDDVLDNKVSPEIKPQLDEWTSQLSQNITSWASSFSARAVNWVSNLITVASQVIIALIIMPFIVFYLLRDGKNLKGQIIRFLPTKIRKSADKVLSDVNTQLANYVRGQITVAIIIALMFILLLKIIGLRYAVTLGVTAGFLNLIPYLGSFLAMLPALVLGLVAGPEMFVKVVIVFIVEQTIEGRFVSPLVLGSQLNIHPITILFVLITSGSMFGIWGVFLGIPVYASAKVVISALFEWYKEVSGLYEKDEVEEIQSEE
- a CDS encoding lactonase family protein gives rise to the protein MMQDIYFGTYTKRDSKGIYKASFDERTGQLSDLELVAQEPNPTYLAFSKAGFLYSVGAEQGLGGIASFSPDHQLINHVVEEGAPLCYVSVDEARGLVYGANYHKGQVLSYRIHEDGHLTFVDQATHQGSGPHENQASPHVHYADLTPDKLLITCDLGTDQVVVYQVDDLGKLTKTQTYQTAPGAGPRHIIFHSHYKTAYLINELNATIDVLFYDGLGYFEHFQTISTLPKEYEGQKWAAAIRLSEDGKFLYASNRAHNSIAVYEILADGSLVLLEIVPTNGLNPRDFILSPDQEYLIAVHQDSDNATVFKRDKTSGRLTELSHDFHVPEAVCVLFN
- the eno gene encoding surface-displayed alpha-enolase, with protein sequence MTIITDVYAREVLDSRGNPTLEVEVYTESGAFGRGMVPSGASTGEHEAVELRDGDKSRYGGLGTQKAVDNVNNIIAEAIIGYDVRDQQAIDRAMIALDGTPNKGKLGANAILGVSIAVARAAADYLEIPLYSYLGGFNTKVLPTPMMNIINGGSHSDAPIAFQEFMILPVGAPTFKEALRYGAEIFHALKKILKSRGLETAVGDEGGFAPRFEGTEDGVETILAAIEATGYVPGKDVFIGFDCASSEFYDKERKVYDYTKFEGEGAAVRTSAEQIDYLEELVNKYPIITIEDGMDENDWEGWKALTERLGKKVQLVGDDFFVTNTDYLARGIQEGAANSILIKVNQIGTLTETFEAIEMAKEAGYTAVVSHRSGETEDSTIADIAVATNAGQIKTGSLSRTDRIAKYNQLLRIEDQLGEVAEYRGLKSFYNLKK
- a CDS encoding DUF1694 domain-containing protein; translation: MTDLSKEIMEKAHGGLKLNPDEQRRFLGTFEERVLGYADLRTSNSPQLQKGFLKVLKSFSEQADPLFVKISPNVDSSVQLSYLKQAKEFGCQATIVSEEHDSSPFGLVIHTDAPVTTTDKDLRSAFADLWEEEKKPSKPSLWKKWFG